In Deltaproteobacteria bacterium, the genomic stretch GCGATCCATCGAGATCGACGTGCGCACCGTGGATGAGGACTACATCGACGGCTTGCTCGATCTGGGCTTCAACCGCTTCAGTCTGGGCGTTCAGGACCTGAACGTCGAGGTGATCGACCGGCTGCGCAAGAACCAGTCGTCGGATTACGTCGGCCGCGTGGTCGAGCACTTGCGTCGGCGCGGCGTGATGAACGCGCTCAACTTCGATCTCATGTACGGCCTGCCGGGCCAGACCGCCGAGACGATGGCGGGCTCGGTGGACGAGGTGATCGCGATGCGTCCGTCGCGCATTGCGCTCTTCGGCTACGCGCATGTGCCGTGGATCCGGCCGCATCAGGCGGGCGTGGAAAAGCTCGGGTTGCCGGGCGACGCCGAGCGCGTTGCGATCTGGGGCACGGCGTTCACGAAGTTTCAGGCGGCGGGCTACGTGCCGATCGGCATGGACCACTTCGCCGAGCCCGAGGATGAGCTGTATCGCGCGCAGATCCACGGAGTGCTGCACCGCAATTTCATGGGCTACACCACGCACCGCGGTCTCGATCAGGTCGCGCTGGGTGTGTCGTCGATCGCGGCGGTCGGCGCGGTGTACGTGCAAAACGAGAAGGAACTGACGAACTACGACGCGACGATCGACCGCGGCGAATTGCCGTGGATCAAGGGCTACGTGCTCACCGACGACGACCGGGTGCGCCGCGACATCATCATCGATCTGTTCGCGAACTTTCATCTCGACACGGCGGCGTTCGGGCGCACGCACGGCCTTCGTTTCGCGGATGCGTTCGCGCCGGAGATCGAACGGCTCGCGCCGCTTGTCGCCGACGGGTTGCTGGAGATCACGGACGAAGCGATTCACGTCCACCCGCTGGGCCGGTTTTTCATCCGCAACGTGTGCATGGTGTTCGACCGCTACCTCGGCGCGGACACGGCGCGTTTTTCCAAGACCGTCTGAGCGCGGCGTTGCGCGGGATAAGGATGGTTCGATGACGGCGACACCGTTCGTCTCTCCGTTCGCTTCGCCCGAGGGCGCGATCGCGACCGGCGTGGTCGTGCTCAACATGGGCGCGCCGCACGACGACGCCATGGTCGAGCCGTTCCTCTACGAACTCTTCGCCGACCCCTATATCATCCAGCTTCCGCTCGGGCGGCTGTATCAGAAGCCGCTCGCGCGCATGATCTCGCGCAAACGCGCGCCGAAGATGATTCCGATCTACCGCAAGCTCGGCGGCTCGCCGCTGTTGCCGCAGACGCGCCAACAGGCGCAGGCGCTGGAGCGGCGCACGGGGCTGCCGTGTTTTGTCGCGATGCGCTACACGCCGCCGCGCGCGGTCGACGCGATCGCGGAGTGCGTCGCTCGGGGAATCCGCCGCTTGGTTGCGCTGCCGCTGTATCCGCAGTTTTCGCGTACGACGACCGAGACGTCCCTTGTCGATCTTCGCGAAGAGGCGGCGCGCGCGGGCATCGAGGTCGTCGACGTGCGCGAGTATCCCGAGCACCCCATGTGGATCGAGGCGCTGGTGAAGCGCTGGGAGGAAGCGGCGGGCCCGGCGCTCGGCGCGCCCCTTCGCACGCACGTTCTGCTCGCCGCACACGGCATCCCGCGGGCATATGTGCGGCGCGGCGATCCGTACATCAAGCAGATCGAGGCAACGGCGGCGAAGCTGCGCGCGCGCATCCCCGCCGATCTGCCCGTGAGCATCGCGTATCAGAGCCGCGTCGGGCCCGTGAAATGGACCGGACCGTACATCGACCACGAGATCGAGCGGCTCGGCGACGAGGGCGTGAAGCGCCTCATCGTCATGCCGATCGCGTTCGTGAGCGAGCATCAGGAAACGCTCTACGAACTCGACGTGACGATGAAGGAGATCGCGCACGCGCACGGCGTGGAGGACTTCATCCGCGTGCCGACGGTGCGCGATCATCCGCTCTTCATCGAGGCGCTGGCGGAACTGGTGCACGGCGCGCTGGCGAAGGGCGTGGGAGGAGCGGCATGAGCGCGATGCGCGACGTGATCGTGGTAGGCGGCGGCATCTCCGGGCTCGTCGCCGCGTGGCGGATTCGCGCGGCCGGGCGCGACGCGCTCGTGATCGAGGCCGAGGGCGAGGTCGGCGGCAATATCCGCACCTATCGAGACGGCGATTACGTGCTCGAACGCGGACCGCACAGCTTCATGGGCGGCGCGGAGGCCATCTGGCGGCTGCTGGCGGATCTCAAGATGGAAGACCGCGCGCTCGCGGCGTCGGCCGCCGCCGACAACCGCTTCGTGTACCGCGACGGGCGGCTGATTCCGATTCCGCTGTCGCCGGGCAAGTTCATCGCGTCGCCGCTGCTTTCGGCGCGCGCGAAACTGCGCCTGATGTCCGAGCCGTTCCGCAAGGGCGGCGCGAAGCCGAACGACACGGCGCTCGAGTTCTTCCACCGGCGATTCGGCGTCGAGGCGACGACGTTTCTCGCGGGCGTGTTCGTGTCGGGGATCTATGCTGGCGACCCGGCGCGGCTCGGTGCGCGTGCAGCGTTTCCGAAGTTCTGGAACTTCGAGCGCGACCACGGGAGCATGATTCGCGGTTCGATCAAGTTCATGCGCGAAAAGAAAAGGCGCCTCGGCGCCGAGGGCAAGACGTCGCGCAAGGGGCTCTACAGCTTTCGCGAGGGGCTCGGGTTTCTCGCGACAGCCGTGGCGCGCGAAGTCGGCGTGGCGAACATCGTTACCGGTGCGCCCGCCGAGGCGATCGAGAGAATCGATGGCGGTTGGTGTGTTCGCGCGGGTGGCGGCGAATACGAAGCGAGGGCGCTGGTTGTGGCCGCTCCGCCGCACGTCGCCGCGCGCCTCCTCGCGCCCATCGACGCCGAGGCCGCGCGCATCGCGGGGAGCATCCCCATGGCGCCGGTCGCCGTCGTGCATCTCGGCGGGCCGATCACGCCGAACCTGCCGTCCGGCTTCGGCGCGCTCATTCCCAGGCATTACAAGATCCGCACATTGGGATCGCTTTTCGCGTCGCAACTCTTCCCGGGCCGCGCGCCCGAGGGCAAGTTCCTGAACACGAGTTTCATCGGCGGCATGTTCGATCCCGACGCGCTGAAGCTCTCCGACGACGACCTTATCGTGCTCGCGAAGTCGGACCAGAAGCAATTGATGGGTCTCACCGTGTTCGATTACGCGAGCGTGCTGCGTTACACGCACGCCATCCCCCAACTCACGCCCGATCACCCGGAGCGGATGGAGGCGCTCGCCGCGCGCGTCCGCGCAGTGCCCGGCCTCGTGCTCGCCGGCAACTACATCACGGGCGTCGGCGTCGATCACGCGGTCGCGAGCGGCTATGCCGCCGCGGAGGGGATCGCGGCATTCTTCGGATCGACGGGCTCTTAACACGAGCCGCCAGCGCGCTCATAATCGCTTCGGATCTTCGTTGGAGGGCGACGTGCGCGCGCGCGGGATTTATGTTTTCGTTCTGATCGTCGGTGTTGCGACATTTGCGAGCGGCGATGACGTGACCGGCGTGGTTTTTCACGACGCGGATCACTCCGCGCGGTCTCACTACGTGCTGCATCGCAACGCGACCGATGTTGTGCTGCCCGGCGTGGATGTCGCGCTCATCGACGCGGTCGGCGAGGTCGCGGCGCAAACCGACGCCGACGGTGCGTTCGTGTTCGAGGGCGTCGCGGACGGCTTCTACCTGCTCGACACGCAGGACGGCGGGCACGACGCCACGTCGAGCAACGTCGCGCGCCGCGTGCCAGAGGCGATCCGCGAAGGCGAGCTCGTGATGGTGAGCTTGGGTGACAGCATCGGCGCGACCGGCACGCCGTATCCATCGCGCCTCGCCGATCTGCTGGGTGAACTCACGACGGTCGATCTGCACAATATCCAT encodes the following:
- the hemG gene encoding protoporphyrinogen oxidase, which gives rise to MSAMRDVIVVGGGISGLVAAWRIRAAGRDALVIEAEGEVGGNIRTYRDGDYVLERGPHSFMGGAEAIWRLLADLKMEDRALAASAAADNRFVYRDGRLIPIPLSPGKFIASPLLSARAKLRLMSEPFRKGGAKPNDTALEFFHRRFGVEATTFLAGVFVSGIYAGDPARLGARAAFPKFWNFERDHGSMIRGSIKFMREKKRRLGAEGKTSRKGLYSFREGLGFLATAVAREVGVANIVTGAPAEAIERIDGGWCVRAGGGEYEARALVVAAPPHVAARLLAPIDAEAARIAGSIPMAPVAVVHLGGPITPNLPSGFGALIPRHYKIRTLGSLFASQLFPGRAPEGKFLNTSFIGGMFDPDALKLSDDDLIVLAKSDQKQLMGLTVFDYASVLRYTHAIPQLTPDHPERMEALAARVRAVPGLVLAGNYITGVGVDHAVASGYAAAEGIAAFFGSTGS
- the hemN gene encoding oxygen-independent coproporphyrinogen III oxidase, which encodes MSGQVQNEFSPEAAAKLPSPLDVPEAMWTRYSTRAPRYTSYPTAPQFHDGFDRDRARAEYEACRERDAISLYLHIPYCERRCLYCGCHLFIKKDRTVGREYVTRMLREAELVTALTGRGRRVLQLALGGGTPNFLLPEDMRRLIEGLRERFEFPADGERSIEIDVRTVDEDYIDGLLDLGFNRFSLGVQDLNVEVIDRLRKNQSSDYVGRVVEHLRRRGVMNALNFDLMYGLPGQTAETMAGSVDEVIAMRPSRIALFGYAHVPWIRPHQAGVEKLGLPGDAERVAIWGTAFTKFQAAGYVPIGMDHFAEPEDELYRAQIHGVLHRNFMGYTTHRGLDQVALGVSSIAAVGAVYVQNEKELTNYDATIDRGELPWIKGYVLTDDDRVRRDIIIDLFANFHLDTAAFGRTHGLRFADAFAPEIERLAPLVADGLLEITDEAIHVHPLGRFFIRNVCMVFDRYLGADTARFSKTV
- the hemH gene encoding ferrochelatase — translated: MTATPFVSPFASPEGAIATGVVVLNMGAPHDDAMVEPFLYELFADPYIIQLPLGRLYQKPLARMISRKRAPKMIPIYRKLGGSPLLPQTRQQAQALERRTGLPCFVAMRYTPPRAVDAIAECVARGIRRLVALPLYPQFSRTTTETSLVDLREEAARAGIEVVDVREYPEHPMWIEALVKRWEEAAGPALGAPLRTHVLLAAHGIPRAYVRRGDPYIKQIEATAAKLRARIPADLPVSIAYQSRVGPVKWTGPYIDHEIERLGDEGVKRLIVMPIAFVSEHQETLYELDVTMKEIAHAHGVEDFIRVPTVRDHPLFIEALAELVHGALAKGVGGAA